In the Athene noctua chromosome 21, bAthNoc1.hap1.1, whole genome shotgun sequence genome, one interval contains:
- the RGR gene encoding RPE-retinal G protein-coupled receptor isoform X2, whose amino-acid sequence MVTAHPLPDGFTELEVFAIGTALLVEALLGFCLNGLTIISFRKIKALRTPGNLLVLSIALADCGICINAFIAAFSSFLRYGYRYWPYGSDGCQIHGFQGFLTALASISSSAAVAWDRYHHYCTRSKLQWSTAVSMVVFAWLFAAFWAVMPLLGWGEYDYEPLRTCCTLDYSKGDRNYITFLFALSIFNFMIPGFIMLMAYQSIHQKFKKSGHYKFNTGLPLKTLVVCWGPYCLLCFYAAVENVMFISPKYRMIPAVIAKTVPTVDAFVYALGNENYRGGIWQFLTGQKAEKAEVDNKTK is encoded by the exons ATGGTCACTGCACACCCTCTCCCTGACGGCTTCACTGAATTAGAGGTGTTTGCCATCGGCACTGCCCTGCTGGTGGAAG CCCTGCTTGGTTTCTGTCTGAATGGCTTGACAATTATTTCCTTCCGAAAAATCAAAGCCCTGCGGACACCCGGCAATCTGCTGGTCCTCAGCATCGCGCTGGCCGACTGCGGGATCTGCATCAATGCCTTCATCGCTGCCTTCTCCAGCTTCCTCAGGTATGGCT ACAGATACTGGCCCTACGGTTCTGACGGCTGCCAAATTCATGGCTTCCAGGGCTTCCTGACAGCGTTAGCCAGCATTAGCTCCAGCGCCGCAGTCGCCTGGGACCGGTACCATCACTACTGTACAA GGAGCAAGCTGCAGTGGAGCACGGCCGTCTCCATGGTGGTGTTCGCGTGGCTGTTCGCTGCCTTCTGGGCTGTGATGcccttgctgggctggggggaaTACGACTACGAACCCCTGCGGACCTGCTGCACCCTGGACTACAGCAAAGGGGACAG AAACTATATCACATTCCTTTTTGCTCTGTCCATTTTCAATTTCATGATCCCGGGCTTCATCATGCTGATGGCCTATCAGTCCATACACCAGAAGTTCAAGAAAAGCGGGCACTATAAG tttaatactGGTTTACCCTTGAAGACGCTGGTCGTTTGCTGGGGTCCCTATTGCCTTTTATGCTTCTACGCAGCAGTTGAAAACGTGATGTTCATTTCACCAAAATACCGCATG ATTCCAGCCGTTATTGCCAAGACTGTGCCAACAGTGGATGCTTTTGTATATGCCCTGGGGAATGAGAACTACAGAGGAGGAATATGGCAGTTCCTCAcagggcagaaggctgagaaagcaGAGGTTGATAACAAAACTAAATAA
- the RGR gene encoding RPE-retinal G protein-coupled receptor isoform X3 translates to MVTAHPLPDGFTELEVFAIGTALLVEALLGFCLNGLTIISFRKIKALRTPGNLLVLSIALADCGICINAFIAAFSSFLRYWPYGSDGCQIHGFQGFLTALASISSSAAVAWDRYHHYCTRSKLQWSTAVSMVVFAWLFAAFWAVMPLLGWGEYDYEPLRTCCTLDYSKGDRNYITFLFALSIFNFMIPGFIMLMAYQSIHQKFKKSGHYKIPAVIAKTVPTVDAFVYALGNENYRGGIWQFLTGQKAEKAEVDNKTK, encoded by the exons ATGGTCACTGCACACCCTCTCCCTGACGGCTTCACTGAATTAGAGGTGTTTGCCATCGGCACTGCCCTGCTGGTGGAAG CCCTGCTTGGTTTCTGTCTGAATGGCTTGACAATTATTTCCTTCCGAAAAATCAAAGCCCTGCGGACACCCGGCAATCTGCTGGTCCTCAGCATCGCGCTGGCCGACTGCGGGATCTGCATCAATGCCTTCATCGCTGCCTTCTCCAGCTTCCTCAG ATACTGGCCCTACGGTTCTGACGGCTGCCAAATTCATGGCTTCCAGGGCTTCCTGACAGCGTTAGCCAGCATTAGCTCCAGCGCCGCAGTCGCCTGGGACCGGTACCATCACTACTGTACAA GGAGCAAGCTGCAGTGGAGCACGGCCGTCTCCATGGTGGTGTTCGCGTGGCTGTTCGCTGCCTTCTGGGCTGTGATGcccttgctgggctggggggaaTACGACTACGAACCCCTGCGGACCTGCTGCACCCTGGACTACAGCAAAGGGGACAG AAACTATATCACATTCCTTTTTGCTCTGTCCATTTTCAATTTCATGATCCCGGGCTTCATCATGCTGATGGCCTATCAGTCCATACACCAGAAGTTCAAGAAAAGCGGGCACTATAAG ATTCCAGCCGTTATTGCCAAGACTGTGCCAACAGTGGATGCTTTTGTATATGCCCTGGGGAATGAGAACTACAGAGGAGGAATATGGCAGTTCCTCAcagggcagaaggctgagaaagcaGAGGTTGATAACAAAACTAAATAA
- the RGR gene encoding RPE-retinal G protein-coupled receptor isoform X1: MVTAHPLPDGFTELEVFAIGTALLVEALLGFCLNGLTIISFRKIKALRTPGNLLVLSIALADCGICINAFIAAFSSFLRYWPYGSDGCQIHGFQGFLTALASISSSAAVAWDRYHHYCTRSKLQWSTAVSMVVFAWLFAAFWAVMPLLGWGEYDYEPLRTCCTLDYSKGDRNYITFLFALSIFNFMIPGFIMLMAYQSIHQKFKKSGHYKFNTGLPLKTLVVCWGPYCLLCFYAAVENVMFISPKYRMIPAVIAKTVPTVDAFVYALGNENYRGGIWQFLTGQKAEKAEVDNKTK, encoded by the exons ATGGTCACTGCACACCCTCTCCCTGACGGCTTCACTGAATTAGAGGTGTTTGCCATCGGCACTGCCCTGCTGGTGGAAG CCCTGCTTGGTTTCTGTCTGAATGGCTTGACAATTATTTCCTTCCGAAAAATCAAAGCCCTGCGGACACCCGGCAATCTGCTGGTCCTCAGCATCGCGCTGGCCGACTGCGGGATCTGCATCAATGCCTTCATCGCTGCCTTCTCCAGCTTCCTCAG ATACTGGCCCTACGGTTCTGACGGCTGCCAAATTCATGGCTTCCAGGGCTTCCTGACAGCGTTAGCCAGCATTAGCTCCAGCGCCGCAGTCGCCTGGGACCGGTACCATCACTACTGTACAA GGAGCAAGCTGCAGTGGAGCACGGCCGTCTCCATGGTGGTGTTCGCGTGGCTGTTCGCTGCCTTCTGGGCTGTGATGcccttgctgggctggggggaaTACGACTACGAACCCCTGCGGACCTGCTGCACCCTGGACTACAGCAAAGGGGACAG AAACTATATCACATTCCTTTTTGCTCTGTCCATTTTCAATTTCATGATCCCGGGCTTCATCATGCTGATGGCCTATCAGTCCATACACCAGAAGTTCAAGAAAAGCGGGCACTATAAG tttaatactGGTTTACCCTTGAAGACGCTGGTCGTTTGCTGGGGTCCCTATTGCCTTTTATGCTTCTACGCAGCAGTTGAAAACGTGATGTTCATTTCACCAAAATACCGCATG ATTCCAGCCGTTATTGCCAAGACTGTGCCAACAGTGGATGCTTTTGTATATGCCCTGGGGAATGAGAACTACAGAGGAGGAATATGGCAGTTCCTCAcagggcagaaggctgagaaagcaGAGGTTGATAACAAAACTAAATAA